A genomic window from Silene latifolia isolate original U9 population chromosome 11, ASM4854445v1, whole genome shotgun sequence includes:
- the LOC141612225 gene encoding sister chromatid cohesion protein PDS5 homolog C-like isoform X2 yields MEMSEIELEKQLLDAGNKLLSPPSLTSELLESLNLVESLLLGVEQSPSESMREALSPSTKALIAEELLRHSDTDVKVAVASCISEITRITAPDAPYADDEMKEVFHLIVSCFEKLDDKSSRSYIKRISILETLARVRSCVVMLDLECDDLIVEMFRHFLRTIRDDHHEGVFTSMETIMTLVLEESEAISVDLLSSILNILKKEDKEVLPIARLLGEKVIANCASKVKPYLLSAVRSSGASLDDYSKAVADICQAGDEAVEPTDDVTNKNSADANDLLNAPSEKAVEVALESMEDAPPSEEVGPSTVGSPKTVMSNGALKKGSEDTPVTSGNSMEVDNDTLDKKAEPSKTKVESVAEKETPKSKPQKSNRRKGRKSNSTKSSKSFAPILSDRKSEVIDTPGHEENDAKDVDDINQEDPATDTTLTTVAAHNEKSLEEPILSPIASDNAHVDPSLPSTTGSLADETLSDKTGLEKKKEHPIQENESASDVDGKKESDTQQDSEGATCLDSTLNKHAASDQEERVADSANDTKKEGDGNSVKEVIQEAEVGGSQRVNKKKRGQTKATPAKEHSKTPAKDDKKKTVAIPKPTPKATKDVMEEAAKSSSKRKRPSEEKAHQKKVYGPELVGSKVEVWWPDDRKFYKGVVKAFDADEMEHKVFYDDGDVEMLNLKNERWKFAGEHEVHASDGESPDESADEMPIGKKGKTSADLGAKQGKTSSTKLSGASSSKSKSAPKSGKAKEEASKKVGKSVSKVSKSGNKFSDDTSKSAKKSKDDEDSPKGNVKSKQGTSAKSKGKSPKSVGKSNPSTSGKVKVSTSSADEDTEDESPEPDKSKGKSQSTPKSQKNSNKRKRSVKVR; encoded by the exons ATGGAGATGTCCGAAATTGAGTTAGAGAAACAGTTGTTAGATGCTGGAAACAAGCTTCTTTCTCCTCCTTCGTTAACTTCCGAGTTACTTGAATCTCTTAAT CTGGTGGAAAGCTTGCTTCTAGGCGTGGAGCAGTCACCATCAGAGTCAATGAGGGAAGCACTCTCTCCTTCAACAAAAGCGTTGATCGCTGAAGAGCTTTTGAGACATTCAGACACTGACGTCAAAGTTGCTGTGGCTTCATGCATCAGTGAGATAACTAGGATTACAGCCCCAGACGCACCATATGCCGATGATGAGATGAAG GAGGTGTTTCATTTGATTGTATCATGTTTTGAGAAGCTGGATGATAAATCAAGCCGTTCATACATCAAGAGGATCTCTATACTTGAGACTTTGGCAAGAGTCAGATCATGTGTTGTGATGCTGGATCTTGAATGTGATGATTTAATAGTTGAAATGTTCAGGCATTTCCTTAGAACAATAAG GGATGATCACCATGAGGGGGTGTTTACTTCAATGGAAACAATTATGACCCTTGTCTTGGAAGAAAGTGAGGCTATATCTGTAGATCTGCTTTCGTCTATTTTAAACATCCTTAAAAAAGAGGACAAG GAAGTTCTTCCTATTGCTCGTCTGCTTGGGGAAAAAGTGATTGCTAATTGTGCTAGTAAGGTTAAACCTTACTTGTTATCAGCTGTGCGGTCTAGTGGTGCTTCTTTAGATGATTATAGCAAGGCTGTGGCAGATATTTGCCAAGCTGGTGATGAAGCTGTTGAGCCTACTGATGATGTTACAAACAAAAATTCG GCTGATGCGAATGATTTGCTCAATGCACCTTCAGAAAAGGCAGTTGAG GTAGCACTGGAGTCAATGGAAGATGCGCCTCCTTCTGAAGAAGTTGGCCCAAGCACTGTTGGGTCCCCTAAGACTGTTATGAGTAATGGCGCCTTGAAGAAGGGTAGTGAAGACACTCCTGTAACCAGTGGCAACTCCATGGAAGTCGATAATGATACTCTGGATAAAAAAGCGGAGCCAAGCAAGACTAAAGTTGAAAGTGTTGCTGAAAAGGAAACTCCAAAGTCTAAGCCACAAAAATCGAACAGGAGAAAAGGGAGAAAATCTAATTCTACTAAGAGCTCGAAATCCTTTGCACCTATTTTGTCTGATAGAAAAAGTGAAGTCATTGATACACCTGGGCATGAGGAAAATGATGCCAAGGATGTTGATGATATAAATCAAGAGGATCCTGCCACTGATACCACACTAACCACAGTGGCTGCCCATAATGAGAAATCGTTGGAGGAGCCCATCCTCTCACCAATTGCATCTGACAATGCCCATGTTGATCCTTCTCTGCCCTCAACAACTGGAAGCCTTGCTGATGAAACCCTTTCTGACAAAACTGGActtgaaaagaagaaagagcatcCTATTCAAGAAAACGAGTCAGCTAGTGATGTTGATGGTAAGAAGGAATCTGACACCCAGCAGGATTCTGAGGGAGCTACTTGTCTAGATAGCACGTTGAACAAACATGCTGCATCTGACCAGGAAGAAAGAGTAGCTGATTCCGCTAATGATACAAAAAAGGAAGGTGATGGTAATTCAGTTAAGGAGGTGATCCAGGAGGCTGAAGTTGGGGGTAGTCAACGTGTTAACAAGAAAAAACGAGGACAGACTAAAGCCACTCCAGCAAAGGAGCATTCAAAAACTCCTGCCAAGGATGATAAAAAA AAGACCGTTGCTATACCCAAGCCCACTCCAAAAGCGACTAAAGATGTTATGGAAGAAGCAGCGAAGTCAAGTTCAAAGAGGAAGCGTCCAAGCGAAGAAAAA GCACACCAAAAAAAGGTTTATGGTCCAGAATTGGTTGGTTCAAAGGTTGAAGTTTGGTGGCCGGATGACAGGAA ATTTTATAAAGGGGTTGTCAAAGCCTTCGATGCTGATGAAATGGAGCATAAG GTCTTTTATGACGATGGTGATGTTGAAATGCTGAATCTCAAAAACGAAAGATGGAAGTTTGCTGGTGAACATGAA GTACATGCAAGTGATGGCGAGAGTCCTGATGAGTCTGCTGATGAAAT GCCAATAGGTAAGAAAGGCAAAACAAGTGCAGACCTAGGAGCTAAGCAAGGGAAGACTAGCTCAACTAAATT GTCTGGTGCTTCATCGAGCAAATCAAAATCTGCACCGAAGTCTGGGAAAGCCAAGGAGGAAGCGTCAAAGAAAGTCGGAAAGTCTGTTTCTAAAGTTTCAAAATCTGGGAATAAGTTTTCGGATGATACCTCAAAATCTGctaaaaaatccaaagatgatGAAGACTCGCCCAAAGGCAATGTCAAGTCAAAGCAAGGCACATCTGCCAAGTCTAAGGGTAAGTCACCGAAGAGTGTTGGTAAATCCAATCCGAGTACTAGCGGGAAAGTTAAAGTAAGTACATCATCAGCGGATGAGGACACTGAAGATGAATCACCTGAACCCGACAAGTCAAAAGGGAAGTCTCAGAGTACACCAAAATCTCAAAAGAATTCGAATAAAAGAAAGAGGAGTGTAAAAGTTCGATGA
- the LOC141612225 gene encoding sister chromatid cohesion protein PDS5 homolog C-like isoform X1 has protein sequence MEMSEIELEKQLLDAGNKLLSPPSLTSELLESLNLVESLLLGVEQSPSESMREALSPSTKALIAEELLRHSDTDVKVAVASCISEITRITAPDAPYADDEMKEVFHLIVSCFEKLDDKSSRSYIKRISILETLARVRSCVVMLDLECDDLIVEMFRHFLRTIRDDHHEGVFTSMETIMTLVLEESEAISVDLLSSILNILKKEDKEVLPIARLLGEKVIANCASKVKPYLLSAVRSSGASLDDYSKAVADICQAGDEAVEPTDDVTNKNSADANDLLNAPSEKAVEAIVLASQVALESMEDAPPSEEVGPSTVGSPKTVMSNGALKKGSEDTPVTSGNSMEVDNDTLDKKAEPSKTKVESVAEKETPKSKPQKSNRRKGRKSNSTKSSKSFAPILSDRKSEVIDTPGHEENDAKDVDDINQEDPATDTTLTTVAAHNEKSLEEPILSPIASDNAHVDPSLPSTTGSLADETLSDKTGLEKKKEHPIQENESASDVDGKKESDTQQDSEGATCLDSTLNKHAASDQEERVADSANDTKKEGDGNSVKEVIQEAEVGGSQRVNKKKRGQTKATPAKEHSKTPAKDDKKKTVAIPKPTPKATKDVMEEAAKSSSKRKRPSEEKAHQKKVYGPELVGSKVEVWWPDDRKFYKGVVKAFDADEMEHKVFYDDGDVEMLNLKNERWKFAGEHEVHASDGESPDESADEMPIGKKGKTSADLGAKQGKTSSTKLSGASSSKSKSAPKSGKAKEEASKKVGKSVSKVSKSGNKFSDDTSKSAKKSKDDEDSPKGNVKSKQGTSAKSKGKSPKSVGKSNPSTSGKVKVSTSSADEDTEDESPEPDKSKGKSQSTPKSQKNSNKRKRSVKVR, from the exons ATGGAGATGTCCGAAATTGAGTTAGAGAAACAGTTGTTAGATGCTGGAAACAAGCTTCTTTCTCCTCCTTCGTTAACTTCCGAGTTACTTGAATCTCTTAAT CTGGTGGAAAGCTTGCTTCTAGGCGTGGAGCAGTCACCATCAGAGTCAATGAGGGAAGCACTCTCTCCTTCAACAAAAGCGTTGATCGCTGAAGAGCTTTTGAGACATTCAGACACTGACGTCAAAGTTGCTGTGGCTTCATGCATCAGTGAGATAACTAGGATTACAGCCCCAGACGCACCATATGCCGATGATGAGATGAAG GAGGTGTTTCATTTGATTGTATCATGTTTTGAGAAGCTGGATGATAAATCAAGCCGTTCATACATCAAGAGGATCTCTATACTTGAGACTTTGGCAAGAGTCAGATCATGTGTTGTGATGCTGGATCTTGAATGTGATGATTTAATAGTTGAAATGTTCAGGCATTTCCTTAGAACAATAAG GGATGATCACCATGAGGGGGTGTTTACTTCAATGGAAACAATTATGACCCTTGTCTTGGAAGAAAGTGAGGCTATATCTGTAGATCTGCTTTCGTCTATTTTAAACATCCTTAAAAAAGAGGACAAG GAAGTTCTTCCTATTGCTCGTCTGCTTGGGGAAAAAGTGATTGCTAATTGTGCTAGTAAGGTTAAACCTTACTTGTTATCAGCTGTGCGGTCTAGTGGTGCTTCTTTAGATGATTATAGCAAGGCTGTGGCAGATATTTGCCAAGCTGGTGATGAAGCTGTTGAGCCTACTGATGATGTTACAAACAAAAATTCG GCTGATGCGAATGATTTGCTCAATGCACCTTCAGAAAAGGCAGTTGAG GCAATCGTCCTTGCTTCTCAGGTAGCACTGGAGTCAATGGAAGATGCGCCTCCTTCTGAAGAAGTTGGCCCAAGCACTGTTGGGTCCCCTAAGACTGTTATGAGTAATGGCGCCTTGAAGAAGGGTAGTGAAGACACTCCTGTAACCAGTGGCAACTCCATGGAAGTCGATAATGATACTCTGGATAAAAAAGCGGAGCCAAGCAAGACTAAAGTTGAAAGTGTTGCTGAAAAGGAAACTCCAAAGTCTAAGCCACAAAAATCGAACAGGAGAAAAGGGAGAAAATCTAATTCTACTAAGAGCTCGAAATCCTTTGCACCTATTTTGTCTGATAGAAAAAGTGAAGTCATTGATACACCTGGGCATGAGGAAAATGATGCCAAGGATGTTGATGATATAAATCAAGAGGATCCTGCCACTGATACCACACTAACCACAGTGGCTGCCCATAATGAGAAATCGTTGGAGGAGCCCATCCTCTCACCAATTGCATCTGACAATGCCCATGTTGATCCTTCTCTGCCCTCAACAACTGGAAGCCTTGCTGATGAAACCCTTTCTGACAAAACTGGActtgaaaagaagaaagagcatcCTATTCAAGAAAACGAGTCAGCTAGTGATGTTGATGGTAAGAAGGAATCTGACACCCAGCAGGATTCTGAGGGAGCTACTTGTCTAGATAGCACGTTGAACAAACATGCTGCATCTGACCAGGAAGAAAGAGTAGCTGATTCCGCTAATGATACAAAAAAGGAAGGTGATGGTAATTCAGTTAAGGAGGTGATCCAGGAGGCTGAAGTTGGGGGTAGTCAACGTGTTAACAAGAAAAAACGAGGACAGACTAAAGCCACTCCAGCAAAGGAGCATTCAAAAACTCCTGCCAAGGATGATAAAAAA AAGACCGTTGCTATACCCAAGCCCACTCCAAAAGCGACTAAAGATGTTATGGAAGAAGCAGCGAAGTCAAGTTCAAAGAGGAAGCGTCCAAGCGAAGAAAAA GCACACCAAAAAAAGGTTTATGGTCCAGAATTGGTTGGTTCAAAGGTTGAAGTTTGGTGGCCGGATGACAGGAA ATTTTATAAAGGGGTTGTCAAAGCCTTCGATGCTGATGAAATGGAGCATAAG GTCTTTTATGACGATGGTGATGTTGAAATGCTGAATCTCAAAAACGAAAGATGGAAGTTTGCTGGTGAACATGAA GTACATGCAAGTGATGGCGAGAGTCCTGATGAGTCTGCTGATGAAAT GCCAATAGGTAAGAAAGGCAAAACAAGTGCAGACCTAGGAGCTAAGCAAGGGAAGACTAGCTCAACTAAATT GTCTGGTGCTTCATCGAGCAAATCAAAATCTGCACCGAAGTCTGGGAAAGCCAAGGAGGAAGCGTCAAAGAAAGTCGGAAAGTCTGTTTCTAAAGTTTCAAAATCTGGGAATAAGTTTTCGGATGATACCTCAAAATCTGctaaaaaatccaaagatgatGAAGACTCGCCCAAAGGCAATGTCAAGTCAAAGCAAGGCACATCTGCCAAGTCTAAGGGTAAGTCACCGAAGAGTGTTGGTAAATCCAATCCGAGTACTAGCGGGAAAGTTAAAGTAAGTACATCATCAGCGGATGAGGACACTGAAGATGAATCACCTGAACCCGACAAGTCAAAAGGGAAGTCTCAGAGTACACCAAAATCTCAAAAGAATTCGAATAAAAGAAAGAGGAGTGTAAAAGTTCGATGA